The proteins below are encoded in one region of Triticum aestivum cultivar Chinese Spring chromosome 1B, IWGSC CS RefSeq v2.1, whole genome shotgun sequence:
- the LOC543084 gene encoding late embryogenesis abundant protein, group 3-like, giving the protein MASNQNQASYHAGETKARTEEKTGQVMGATKDKAGQTTEATKQKAGQTTEATKQKAGETAEATKQKAGQATEATKQKAGETAEATKQKAAEAKDKTAQTAQAAKERAAETKDQTGSYLGEKTEMAKQKAAETTEAAKQKASETAQYTKESAVAGKDKTGSVLQQAGETVVNAVVGAKDAVANTLGMGGDNATKDTTTGATTKDTTTTTTRNH; this is encoded by the exons ATGGCCTCCAACCAGAACCAGGCCAGCTACCACGCCGGCGAGACCAAGGCCCGCACCGAG GAGAAGACCGGGCAGGTGATGGGCGCGACCAAGGACAAGGCGGGGCAGACCACGGAGGCCACCAAGCAGAAGGCCGGACAGACCACCGAGGCCACCAAGCAGAAGGCCGGCGAGACGGCCGAGGCAACGAAGCAGAAGGCCGGTCAGGCCACGGAGGCCACGAAGCAGAAGGCCGGCGAGACGGCCGAGGCCACCAAGCAGAAGGCCGCCGAGGCCAAGGACAAGACTGCGCAGACGGCgcaggcggccaaggagcgcgccgccGAGACCAAGGACCAGACCGGCAGCTACCTCGGCGAGAAGACAGAGATGGCCAAGCAGAAGGCCGCCGAGACGACCGAGGCTGCCAAGCAGAAGGCCTCGGAGACGGCGCAGTACACCAAGGAGTCCGCCGTCGCCGGCAAGGACAAGACCGGCAGCGTCCTCCAGCAGGCCGGCGAGACGGTGGTGAACGCCGTGGTGGGCGCCAAGGACGCCGTGGCCAACACGCTGGGCATGGGCGGCGACAACGCCACCAAGGACACCACCACCGGCGCCACCACGAaggacaccaccaccaccaccaccaggaatCACTAG